The following are from one region of the Sphingobium sp. MI1205 genome:
- a CDS encoding SDR family NAD(P)-dependent oxidoreductase has protein sequence MNRLEGRCAIVTGAARGLGLGIAQRLRAEGARLLLLDILADELAQTCEALGGGDLAIPLVIDLTAPDAPDTLLAAVAEKLGQADILVNNAGIGISGTIEQFDDAQWSRTIAINLTAPFRLTRALVPGMAERGHGRIINISSMNGSIGARADTAYAVTKAGLEALTRSVAADYGRFGVTCNAVAPGSITTPLNRDILASLHPRDPLLRIAVLNKPITGNGDMEDIGAAVAYLASDDAKFVSAQVLAVDGGLSGTRYVPDDEGVEQARYLPRN, from the coding sequence ATGAACCGACTGGAAGGACGTTGCGCCATCGTTACCGGTGCCGCACGCGGCCTGGGGCTTGGCATAGCGCAGCGGCTGCGCGCCGAGGGCGCGCGGCTGCTGCTGTTGGACATATTGGCGGACGAGCTTGCGCAGACCTGCGAAGCGCTTGGCGGTGGCGATCTGGCAATCCCGCTCGTCATTGATCTCACCGCGCCGGACGCGCCAGATACGCTGCTGGCCGCGGTCGCGGAGAAGCTGGGCCAGGCCGACATCCTCGTCAATAATGCCGGGATCGGCATCTCCGGAACGATCGAGCAGTTCGACGATGCCCAGTGGAGCAGGACGATCGCGATCAACCTCACCGCGCCGTTCCGCCTGACGCGGGCGCTGGTGCCGGGAATGGCGGAGCGCGGGCATGGCCGGATCATCAACATCTCGTCGATGAACGGATCGATCGGTGCCCGGGCGGACACCGCCTATGCCGTCACCAAGGCCGGTCTGGAGGCTCTCACCCGCTCCGTCGCGGCAGACTATGGCCGCTTCGGCGTCACCTGCAATGCGGTCGCCCCCGGCTCGATCACCACACCGCTCAACCGCGACATATTGGCATCGCTTCACCCGCGCGACCCGCTGCTACGCATCGCGGTGCTGAACAAGCCGATCACGGGCAATGGCGACATGGAGGATATCGGCGCAGCGGTCGCCTATCTGGCCTCGGACGACGCAAAATTCGTCTCCGCGCAGGTGCTGGCTGTCGACGGCGGCCTTAGCGGCACACGTTATGTTCCCGATGACGAGGGGGTGGAGCAGGCGCGCTACCTCCCCCGGAACTGA